In one Oryza glaberrima chromosome 2, OglaRS2, whole genome shotgun sequence genomic region, the following are encoded:
- the LOC127764396 gene encoding uncharacterized protein LOC127764396, with translation MSAEAHKLRFVRCPKCLQLLVEYPSISVYQCGGCGAVLRAKNRFMSVTQTGSKPDEHDNISSSLNGSSQDNESACSDGQKIDSSSAQPNEDAVEENIPSTTKDAKSCEAVNQEQNTTTVQSVTPTEDENKEKCPTTDADIRDTGCMVKVPHNMCTGADSSPMLIDKVENIGTSENTDLGKGYSYDCVSDGNAGSDVAAVHIAGEEPGAISNHSMKGEVDSVTDQIFSVSNKNVNCKELDERTNLCKETEAKSCNELIQMEERSQPNEGFHVESHEDLIEELERSLSFSDDEESLLDATGNNELNEALQFQIGSRRFSPGSKMNDASRSDPHGRLIEELERSFSDAEEAAEQHVVVVDKVITERDFGNEHGKVPTSLVAESGHPCEGNISSYDDGHQKSGQSFQQNELTADETEEKEHGLLENDSKINCIHGNEHAMVADNDIAEIHSEHDKDPQLLDGESAKLCEGTISSFDGHLKSGQCFQEDEPTADGNKQKEESHMGNNNVTDCAHEDNAAVVGFSSLSNDGIHCKSPIFNEKEEERSDKYRANQLYQGLSLDSEDFMSIQNFIESQMDGTSSSLSSGSPNQGNLSLKSSTKFKFDRLERLKKIDELRDQLNRLCSKKRLENRYRMKGLEYQPQLSSYYVDQHSQNVDADSIQSSSTLGSYYWNGKQPSYPPRNQFSPPHSCTHCHFGHVETHMPHNYGAWDEFNSYYQPSYAGSSIIDHDSLNSSYKEQKRVVRKHILRPVSGASPFTVCNSCFNLVQMPSDIYISKTKMGKMQCGQCSKVLVLSFPAIHHACANSSKEVASKSNKHKGSIVVKPEDAASHSAESFTRDPVSMNEEYGASFTRSFSTQAGSALAASQSGKNVSDSTLHRLMGYDSASQLLHDLRHSKVYDDGYESFESMVPVSSRVSRRKNT, from the exons ATGTCGGCGGAAGCACATAAGCTTCGGTTCGTTAGATGCCCAAAATGCCTCCAGCTTCTTGTGGAATATCCATCCATTTCTGTCTACCAGTGCGGTGGCTGTGGTGCTGTTCTTAGAG CAAAGAACCGATTCATGTCTGTCACACAAACTGGATCCAAACCTGATGAACACGACAATATTTCAAGTAGCTTGAATGGGTCCTCTCAGGACAACGAATCAGCTTGCTCAGATGGACAGAAAATTGACTCTTCTAGTGCTCAGCCTAATGAAGACGCTGTGGAGGAAAACATTCCCTCCACTACCAAGGATGCAAAATCATGTGAAGCAGTAAATCAAGAACAAAATACGACCACTGTACAGAGCGTAACCCCTACCGAGGATGAGAATAAGGAGAAATGTCCTACAACTGATGCAGATATCCGAGACACTGGTTGTATGGTCAAAGTGCCACATAATATGTGCACTGGAGCTGATTCTAGTCCTATGTTGATTGACAAAGTAGAGAATATTGGCACAAGTGAAAATACAGACTTGGGAAAAGGTTACAGTTATGATTGTGTATCTGATGGAAATGCTGGTAGTGATGTTGCTGCTGTCCACATTGCAGGTGAGGAACCAGGAGCAATTTCTAATCATAGTATGAAGGGGGAGGTAGATAGTGTGACTGACCAAATATTTTCTGTTAGCAATAAAAATGTGAACTGCAAAGAGTTAGATGAAAGAACCAATCTGTGTAAGGAAACTGAGGCCAAGTCTTGTAATGAATTGATTCAAATGGAGGAGAGGTCACAGCCGAATGAAGGTTTTCATGTTGAATCTCATGAAGATCTGATTGAAGAATTGGAAAGATCTCTATCATTTAGTGATGATGAAGAGAGCTTGTTGGATGCAACTGGCAACAATGAACTTAATGAAGCTCTACAGTTTCAAATTGGTAGCAGGAGATTTTCTCCAGGTAGCAAAATGAATGATGCTTCTCGAAGTGATCCTCATGGTCGACTGATTGAAGAACTGGAGAGATCTTTCAGTGATGCAGAAGAAGCAGCGGAGCAGCATGTTGTGGTTGTGGATAAGGTCATTACAGAGAGAGATTTTGGTAATGAGCATGGCAAGGTTCCAACTTCCCTGGTTGCTGAAAGTGGACATCCATGTGAAGGAAACATCTCATCATATGATGATGGGCATCAGAAATCTGGTCAGAGTTTTCAGCAGAATGAACTAACAGCTGATGAAACTGAAGAAAAGGAGCATGGTCTCTTGGAAAATGACAGCAAGATCAACTGTATTCATGGGAATGAGCATGCCATGGTTGCAGACAATGACATTGCAGAGATTCATAGTGAGCATGATAAGGATCCACAGTTGCTGGATGGTGAAAGTGCAAAATTATGTGAAGGAACCATTTCTTCATTTGATGGACATCTCAAATCTGGACAATGTTTTCAAGAAGATGAGCCAACTGCTGATGGAAATAAACAAAAGGAGGAGAGCCATATGGGCAATAACAATGTGACCGACTGTGCACATGAGGATAATGCAGCTGTTGTTGGTTTCTCAAGCTTGTCAAATGATGGGATTCACTGCAAATCACCTATATTTAatgagaaagaagaagagagatcaGATAAATACAGAGCTAATCAACTTTATCAGGGACTTTCACTTGATTCTGAGGACTTCATGTCAATCCAAAACTTTATCGAGTCACAAATGGATGGGACATCAAGTTCTCTCTCAAGTGGGTCTCCCAATCAAGGAAATTTGTCTCTGAAATCATCAACCAAATTCAAGTTTGATCGACTTGAGCGCCTCAAGAAGATCGATGAGCTAAGAGATCAGCTAAATAGGCTTTGTAGCAAAAAGCGCTTGGAGAATAGGTATCGGATGAAAGGCCTTGAGTACCAGCCACAACTGAGTAGCTACTACGTTGACCAACATAGTCAAAATGTTGATGCAGATTCCATCCAAAGTTCCTCTACTCTAGGGTCCTATTATTGGAATGGAAAGCAACCAAGTTACCCTCCACGAAACCAGTTCTCGCCACCTCATTCATGCACACACTGCCATTTTGGGCATGTGGAAACGCACATGCCACACAATTATGGTGCTTGGGATGAGTTCAATTCGTATTACCAGCCTTCATATGCTGGAAGCTCAATCATTGATCATGACTCACTCAATTCAAGCTACAAGGAGCAGAAGCGAGTGGTGCGAAAGCATATTTTGCGGCCTGTGTCAGGTGCTTCACCATTTACAGTATGCAATAGCTGCTTCAATTTAGTTCAAATGCCATCAGATATCTACATATCCAAAACAAAGATGGGCAAAATGCAGTGCGGCCAGTGCTCCAAGGTTCTTGTATTATCATTTCCTGCCATACACCACGCGTGTGCAAATAGCAGTAAGGAGGTAGCCTCAAAATCAAACAAGCACAAAGGCAGCATAGTCGTTAAGCCTGAGGATGCTGCTTCTCATTCTGCTGAGTCCTTTACTCGAGATCCTGTCAGTATGAATGAAGAATATGGAGCATCTTTCACAAGAAGCTTCTCTACTCAAGCTGGATCAGCCCTTGCTGCCTCACAAAGTGGCAAGAATGTTTCAGATTCGACACTTCATAGACTCATGGGATATGATTCAGCAAGCCAGCTACTACATGACTTACGTCACAGCAAGGTTTATGATGACGGATACGAGAGCTTTGAGTCAATGGTGCCAGTATCCAGCAGAGTATCCAGAAGAAAGAACACTTGA